From a region of the Primulina eburnea isolate SZY01 chromosome 7, ASM2296580v1, whole genome shotgun sequence genome:
- the LOC140836319 gene encoding protein FLX-like 2 isoform X2 → MINSQVQQLIMSSQGRVFPPHLRRPLPGPGAVYPDPYSSAIPPPAAGFPPFEMLPPPEVMEHKLSAQHIEIEKLATENQRLAATHGSLRQDLATAKHDLQLVHSHIADMKSEKEHQTRGIMDKISMMEAELESSKRIKLELQQSRTEAQNLVAVRKELFAKVQQLTRDLQMAHSEAQQIPCLMSELDSLRQEYQHHRATYDYEKKLYHDHLESLQVMEKNNAAMTREVEKLRTELSNSANFDPRTGGSHVGSAGTAGYNGSVPVANYNPTQNTYGAAQGQSPFMGGITAASAAGGASVNYDPYRAHTGAGYDTQTGNTGAVYDALRGPAGSAYNAQRGPTEPSYDAQRYSSGPSYDANRWPSGPGYDAQRGPAGAGYDTQRGLSGSSFGGQSGVNYDMQKVPGHDASSRATTGAQGLALTNNNASTTPSMRGGSENDSVATKWKPCSNMNLTSSI, encoded by the exons ATGATAAACAGTCAAGTTCAGCAGCTCATTATGTCAAGCCAAGGTAGAGTCTTTCCTCCTCACCTTCGTCGTCCACTGCCTGGCCCTGGTGCAGTGTATCCCGACCCTTATAGTTCGGCAATTCCTCCACCAGCTGCTGGTTTCCCTCCTTTTGAAATGTTACCGCCTCCTGAGGTAATGGAACACAAGCTTTCTGCTCAACATATTGAGATAGAGAAACTTGCTACGGAAAACCAAAGGCTAGCGGCTACTCATGGGTCTCTAAGACAAGATCTTGCTACAGCCAAGCATGACCTGCAATTAGTACATTCTCACATCGCGGATATGAAGTCTGAGAAGGAACATCAGACCAGAGGAATTATGGATAAAATTTCAATGATGGAGGCTGAACTTGAAAGTTCAAAGCGCATTAAGTTGGAGTTGCAGCAATCAAGGACTGAGGCTCAGAACTTGGTAGCTGTGAGGAAGGAGTTGTTTGCTAAGGTGCAGCAGCTTACTCGTGATCTTCAGATGGCTCACTCTGAAGCACAACAGATTCCTTGTCTGATGTCTGAGCTTGACAGTTTGAGACAGGAGTATCAGCATCACAG GGCTACCTATGATTATGAGAAGAAGTTGTATCATGATCATCTGGAATCTCTTCAAGTGATGGAGAAGAACAATGCGGCAATGACGAGAGAAGTGGAAAAGCTCAGAACAGAGTTATCTAACTCCGCAAACTTTGATCCTCGAACAG GAGGGTCACATGTTGGTTCTGCTGGAACTGCTGGATACAATGGAAGTGTTCCTGTGGCGAACTATAACCCAACCCAAAATACCTATGGTGCTGCTCAG GGTCAAAGTCCCTTTATGGGAGGTATTACTGCTGCCAGTGCTGCTGGCGGGGCATCTGTTAACTATGATCCTTACAGAGCCCACACTGGAGCAGGTTATGATACCCAAACAGGCAACACTGGTGCTGTTTATGACGCCCTTAGAGGACCAGCCGGATCTGCTTACAATGCTCAGAGAGGACCAACCGAACCTAGTTACGATGCGCAGAGATACTCATCTGGACCTAGTTACGATGCTAATAGATGGCCATCAGGACCTGGATACGATGCTCAAAGGGGACCAGCTGGAGCTGGTTATGATACCCAAAGAGGACTATCTGGGTCCAGTTTTGGTGGACAAAGCGGAGTTAATTATGATATGCAGAAAGTCCCGGGCCACGATGCATCATCAAGAGCTACTACAGGGGCTCAAGGACTGGCACTGACGAACAATAATGCATCTACTACACCGAGCATGAGGGGTGGATCAGAGAATGATTCGGTGGCCACTAAGTGGAAACCCTGCTCGAATATGAACTTAACCTCTTCTATCTGA
- the LOC140836319 gene encoding protein FLX-like 2 isoform X1, with amino-acid sequence MINSQVQQLIMSSQGRVFPPHLRRPLPGPGAVYPDPYSSAIPPPAAGFPPFEMLPPPEVMEHKLSAQHIEIEKLATENQRLAATHGSLRQDLATAKHDLQLVHSHIADMKSEKEHQTRGIMDKISMMEAELESSKRIKLELQQSRTEAQNLVAVRKELFAKVQQLTRDLQMAHSEAQQIPCLMSELDSLRQEYQHHRATYDYEKKLYHDHLESLQVMEKNNAAMTREVEKLRTELSNSANFDPRTGIGGSHVGSAGTAGYNGSVPVANYNPTQNTYGAAQGQSPFMGGITAASAAGGASVNYDPYRAHTGAGYDTQTGNTGAVYDALRGPAGSAYNAQRGPTEPSYDAQRYSSGPSYDANRWPSGPGYDAQRGPAGAGYDTQRGLSGSSFGGQSGVNYDMQKVPGHDASSRATTGAQGLALTNNNASTTPSMRGGSENDSVATKWKPCSNMNLTSSI; translated from the exons ATGATAAACAGTCAAGTTCAGCAGCTCATTATGTCAAGCCAAGGTAGAGTCTTTCCTCCTCACCTTCGTCGTCCACTGCCTGGCCCTGGTGCAGTGTATCCCGACCCTTATAGTTCGGCAATTCCTCCACCAGCTGCTGGTTTCCCTCCTTTTGAAATGTTACCGCCTCCTGAGGTAATGGAACACAAGCTTTCTGCTCAACATATTGAGATAGAGAAACTTGCTACGGAAAACCAAAGGCTAGCGGCTACTCATGGGTCTCTAAGACAAGATCTTGCTACAGCCAAGCATGACCTGCAATTAGTACATTCTCACATCGCGGATATGAAGTCTGAGAAGGAACATCAGACCAGAGGAATTATGGATAAAATTTCAATGATGGAGGCTGAACTTGAAAGTTCAAAGCGCATTAAGTTGGAGTTGCAGCAATCAAGGACTGAGGCTCAGAACTTGGTAGCTGTGAGGAAGGAGTTGTTTGCTAAGGTGCAGCAGCTTACTCGTGATCTTCAGATGGCTCACTCTGAAGCACAACAGATTCCTTGTCTGATGTCTGAGCTTGACAGTTTGAGACAGGAGTATCAGCATCACAG GGCTACCTATGATTATGAGAAGAAGTTGTATCATGATCATCTGGAATCTCTTCAAGTGATGGAGAAGAACAATGCGGCAATGACGAGAGAAGTGGAAAAGCTCAGAACAGAGTTATCTAACTCCGCAAACTTTGATCCTCGAACAGGCATAG GAGGGTCACATGTTGGTTCTGCTGGAACTGCTGGATACAATGGAAGTGTTCCTGTGGCGAACTATAACCCAACCCAAAATACCTATGGTGCTGCTCAG GGTCAAAGTCCCTTTATGGGAGGTATTACTGCTGCCAGTGCTGCTGGCGGGGCATCTGTTAACTATGATCCTTACAGAGCCCACACTGGAGCAGGTTATGATACCCAAACAGGCAACACTGGTGCTGTTTATGACGCCCTTAGAGGACCAGCCGGATCTGCTTACAATGCTCAGAGAGGACCAACCGAACCTAGTTACGATGCGCAGAGATACTCATCTGGACCTAGTTACGATGCTAATAGATGGCCATCAGGACCTGGATACGATGCTCAAAGGGGACCAGCTGGAGCTGGTTATGATACCCAAAGAGGACTATCTGGGTCCAGTTTTGGTGGACAAAGCGGAGTTAATTATGATATGCAGAAAGTCCCGGGCCACGATGCATCATCAAGAGCTACTACAGGGGCTCAAGGACTGGCACTGACGAACAATAATGCATCTACTACACCGAGCATGAGGGGTGGATCAGAGAATGATTCGGTGGCCACTAAGTGGAAACCCTGCTCGAATATGAACTTAACCTCTTCTATCTGA